Genomic segment of Melanotaenia boesemani isolate fMelBoe1 chromosome 10, fMelBoe1.pri, whole genome shotgun sequence:
TGCCACAGGTGAATCGGTGAGTCTCCTGGCAAGACCAGCCGCGCCCACTGGGAAAGTAAAGGGTGGAAGTCTTTCCCACcacacaaagaagaagccaaatgtgaacaggatccagaaacactgccgccttctctggaccaaagcgcATTTAAAGTAATCTGAAACatgtttgtctcagactggtgaacctctgtccagctttacatctgagagactctgcctctctgaaatgctccttttatacccagccATGTTACGGACCTGTTGACAACTAACCTAATTAGCTGTCACcggctcctccaggtgtttgagatttgtaccagttactgtccagccttttgttgccccgATCCAACTTTTTGCATTAGTGctatcagattcaaaatgagctaatattgtccatgacatgataaaatgtctcaggtTCAGCATCTcagatgttgtttatgttctatggGGAAggaaaatatgggttgatgatatttggaaatcattgaattctgtttttattcacattttacaaaGACTCACAACTTTtctggaattggggttgtattcCTTCTACTTGGAACGTGTACATTACAAGATATTTCCAAAAGAAGAGCCAGAAACACACCTCTCGTCTCTTTGGTCTCCTGGTCCTTGAAGCGCTGCTGCAGTTTGCGGGAATGATTGTTGAGAGTTTTCCCAGGCTGACGGAGGATCTTGTACTTGGCTGTTACTGCAGCGTTAAAGCTTTGCACGGCAGCATTAAGCTGCTCATACGACACACGTCCTTTCATGTACCTGAGgagcacaaacaaacaaatcaccTCGGCAACAAACAAGAGGTTGACAGGATAATGGTGGATGTTCTGTTCAGGTAGAAATTTAACATGAacctttttatgtaaaaagtacaaaattaactaattttactttaattactttaataGAGAGGGGGGATGAGGTGATAATAATACTGATTATTATATTACTATAACAATCATGAAAGTACAGGATAGATTAAAATATTCTGGAATATTCCTCGTTTTCCGCCTCTgttctggaggagctggagaagagAATAATGTGAGGTGACGTACTGAGGGATGCTCTCAAACTCTGGCGTGGTGATGAACTCCATCTCTTTGACGAAGTTCCTGCTCGTCTTTTTAACGCCATCTGCTTGATGATCTACTGCTTCGTGCTGGTTTCTTCCAGCTTCACTTCCACTGGAAGgcagagacagaaacacagacagGAGCTTATTTTCAAGGAGCTTAAagataatttttgtttttggactAAGTAGAGAACAGTTCGGACTGATCAGATCTGCCACAGTTAAAGAAAGGAACAGGCTTCAACCATCAGGTAAAAATCTGTTAATGCTCCACATTTCTACAAAACAGCTGTGAAGCATCCAGAATAATTTTGTAGGGCTTAAATTTAATCCTTTAACTCTCCATTTATGTTTTAGATCATAACTGCTGCTCTGCTTTGACCAACTCCAACAATGTGGATCTCACTAAGTTGTTCTACAACGCTGGTTATCCACGCCGAGTCCTGCCTCTCTGACTCTGGGTTTTATGTACGTTGATGTGAACATGGAGCTGAGAGCAGACCAGTGACGATACAGCTGCTGAAgagaaaccaggaaggaaaactgaTTCAATAAAAAGGTACAAAGAAAGCTGTCAGTCTCATCTTAATACTGCTGATGATGAGAACAAAGACGCTGCCACTAAATGAAAGTAGATCTGATGATTTACGGTTAAATCTGTTATCGTATATAAGTTCATACTGAAatcagtttttacttttgttgtgaTCAGaattttaacccttaaaactctaatccttctgggttttttttgtttgttttgttttggtctgcctgttattttaattattttctaataatataaaaatgcctGTAGAAGCTGAACCCTTTTGATCCCAATCAGCATCCAGACATTATtctttcaggacagcctcagttgtcagattgtgaggctaaaatgatgtaaaatgaacgtATCAGTCAATATAACACCATAAAgaccaaagagaaaaacacaccaGAATTTATTACCAACAAAACtctgtagaaataacacacagatcaacagtgaccaagcctttctcatctcatcgttctctcaagtcttggctttcaggagaaaaaatattgtttttgaaacaaacacacaacagaaactatttccatgtttccactttttcctccagatgtttgttGCCATTTAGTTGTTTATGCTTCTTGATTATATTCCAGCAATAAAGgaccattttttttgtttttttcaaacagacacagaactttctgctcacttgttggTCTTTGGCTgttcctgattggacattaccattATTTTAAGCtatctgattggtggaaagattgtcaggaagtggcttcatcacaatttccaggtcaaaatagaggtctcAACAACATACtagtgaacttttttttctttttttatgaaaatgtgataaatgttggtgttatcatggatcacttgTGGATTTATCATAgcctctgaataaacactacattttgcagCTGGATAGAAAACCTCCTGAACCTTCTGCAGTTCAACTAAAGGGCAAACTGTTGATGGTGTTTTACATGCAGAGTTAGCACCGGCTGTtcctcagaaactgttgatATTAGTAATAAATTTGGGGTCACCAGAGATCTGGTGGAGTTTAAAGGGTTATCCAGTCTGAACAATATTGGGAATGTTTTgcagaaagaaactgttttggggggggggggtactttTCCATTGCTGCACCATTAAACctacagcagagcagctgtgttattGGGGATGTTGAGCAGTAAAAATGGaaagttcagaaagtgaagcCGTAGCAAAGATTTgaaaagtcatttttttatttccttgatAAAAAGCAGCAAGTTGTTTAGGACCACAGCTTCTGATCGGTGGTTATCCTTCACTTCTTTAATCTAACTTCACAAAAAAAGCACAAGAAACTTAATAATCGATGCATTCAATATCAAACAGAATCGGATCCACGCTAATGTGAAGCTTTGGCTGGCAAGCTGCTGAATTAGAAGAAACTAGGAACATtaagcaaataaaaactttacaatGTTCTTACCTGACTGGTCCATTTTTTCTGGGAATATAAATGGGACTGTTGTCCTTGATGTGCATGACATCCTCCAGAGTCTTCTGAAAACTTTCCTCGGTTTCCTGAATGACAtagaaatgtgcttttattgtaCATTTAAGGTAATGTCAAGAAGTCTCACAGACCTGCTTTGCCATGATAAAACTCTGtcctaaatgttttaattaaagcgAGTCTTTGTTAATGAGTGTTTTGACATAACAGCGTTGCTATTTTACAGTCAGCTAAGTTTCAGAGGCCATGAAGAGTCTTCAGAGGGCTACATCTACAGAAGCATAGATGCAttcacttaaagaaaaaagaaaacacacctcCTGAATCTACAGCCAATTCAGCTAAATTTCATATTAGAAACAACAAACtgccttcattttcttttttcttattacaGTCCGCTGCTGAGCTGCTTCCCGATCTTTCTGCCACCGGAGTGCCATCAAATAATCAGCCGCCATCTTTACTCTGAATATGATGGACCGATGTGAAGTTCGTGTTCTGGTTCAGAGAACAGCtgtcttataaaaaaaaattaagatttgttgaaatgtttgataaccataataaaaatagtcatgaaaagaaaaaaacaagactgtgTTGAACAGAGTCATGTGATGTCTGCGGGTCAACCGGGCATGATTTTAGTCAGGCAGCGGAGCAGCAACCTAAACGGAGGCTGTGACTGCTTTTCCCCTTACATCCCGCTAACAGCTGAACCCCTGCTGTACCTTCAGGTGCTTTAGCTGCTGTTTCTGTTGATCAACACACTTTTCAAACTCTTCCAGAAGTCTCTCAAGTGTGAAGAGTTCTTGTCCCAGTTTCTTTATCTTGTGTTGCGGAAgctctaaatgtaaacaaagacCTCACGTTACAATACACATGTAACCCAATGATTGCAGTTTGGAGCCCGGTTCACACGACAAGATATCTCAGTGTCGTAGTGTCGACTCGATCGTCATATGATTGTAATTTTAACCTTTAACACATGCCACATAGGTCTTTGGAGACGGGGACATGTTACATAGCTGACTCATTTATCAGAGAAAAATCTTGTAGTGTGTTCTGGTCTTTGTGTAAATCACAGTCATACCAGTAACCGACAGATCCAACATGAGCTGCAAGGATGATATTTTGTCATGAATGTGTTGGCTGATCTCTTCAAGGTCGGCCATTTATCTGAAACAACAGATTGTTAAAATTACTACATgttgaagagaaagaaaaaatttaacTCTGACCAGAAAAGTTAATGGCCCGAACAACTAAAATAAAGTTGCTACTGTCTGTTACTGTCAACTCAAACAGGAAAGGTTGGGATTGATCCACTTagtaaatgtttacatgtttcttCTTACTTCAAATACATTCACCattttatcagctccacctgttcaacttccGTATCTATAAatttcttacacacacacacactttatctCTCTCGCTCGCGCTCTCagggaaattacaatgtttacaatttacATTTCTGTGCAGCAATTGACAtaacatatgaaaaaaaaaacatcttactggctgcacaaatacaaaacaagtagacatagaacttgtcaaatcaaatcatttttgaATGAtgtgattttcactttgtagtcgaagcagaacgacaactttgtccccatcatcccccacaggacatggtacgactggtccatgtagttcctggtaataaacagcttcagggactgatgctcctccagccgctgttcccactcctcagtaagaacagcagctattggctgtcctagaagtcgctaattagcatcatcagcctggtacatgtagttgtaatggatgctgccataaagagggtcgtcgtgggaaaggcaaaaaaattataaaaagacaacctaaaaatgtttagaacagcaaaaataaataaaataataattctctcaatattttctttaatttgtagttcagttttgtttaagtgtttgttttttaggagtctggaacatgtcacaacacttttaactttttaaactaatgtccacactcttcattaatagactcTGACGTAAGCCAGTGCAGGATCCTCCAgtagcagctttgtacgtttcattttcagcctggtcgtGAAACAGCAAGAAGACCAAGCCTTATATAtgcttttggacgggggaggggtctgcacagcacccgTTCCTCATTGGGAAGCgtaaactacgttcattcatgtcagtctccaaaagtctccaataacaccaaaaaaagttgctagatttgtcactggttgctttttttttttaaaaaaaaaaaaaacgctagaggggtctgaaaactcgctaaatatagagACAAAGTCGCTAAgctggcaacactgaggaatgATAAATTCTGGTGATGTGCCATGCACGAAAAAGCCGGCTCTGAGAGCCGATACTTCGTAGTGAATCAGAAGAGTCGGCtcccagttgtttttttttttcccttttgctgAGTGCTTAGCTCTCAGTGCTCAGCTCCAGCTCTGCCCACGACACTGCTTTGTTTGGACTGACCCCCATGGACAGGTGGCCAATTACATGTGAGGATATAGGATcatatcattatcattatgtGGAAACAGAAGGGGGTGCTGCACTgatgaggcatcttatttttctaaatgccaacctgcactgaggacattaaTATTGCTTTGAGTTTGGTTCTCGTTCtgttttttagatttgtttgctgggttttgttcatttgtgcaatataagatttttgttgaaacattaaacaaaagtaagtggTTTTATATcagaaaaaatgcacaaaatgagGCAAATCGAAGGGCTCtcataaaaatgctgaacacaaaagagttttcaaaacacaaagctctctgaacatcccatcactaatAAATTCCCGCAAGACCCGCCTTTTTCTACACAtgagccaatcacagtggtcgttcgtccccgctcacacgcacattggctgtcctcctcttcgttggtgttcgtctccttttcttgTATTGAAGTTAGTTAGAGTCGgtaaaccagcagctaatttgctcATTATtttgaactactgggctgaagaggggagcagaagtttgttagcgacaaaataaattcaattataactactacaagaaaaagaccggcaaatgtattggcgagtagatgaaaaattcactcgctatgtctcacattttagttgaAAATGTGACCATTTGGTCGCAATACATACAGTTAGCGACAATGGAGCCGCTTGTTTACATGAGCGCGAGCTTAAACTCATTAATATCgtcatattttcatttgtaaacCTAAACGgagtataaataaaggttactTACGCAGATTTTCTTTTCGAAACCTACCAAAGACTAGAAAACCTTTCACCAGCTTCTGAGCAGCCGTCCCGGGCTTTTTTAAGTGTAACTCAAAACATTGCGTCACTTCCGCGCACGCGCGAAGTTATGGCTGCCTTCAAGGGCTGTATGAAAATTCAGTTCCACCAAGGAAGGCCTGTTTTGAACagacaaaacatttcaaaacaactgacggtgaaaacaaaattaattttatttcctaatgaacaaaaataactgcaaaaacaagaaatctgGGTGAGCTGATACTGAAAATAACAGATAGTGAATGAAAGAAAACCCGGAGGACTGAAGAAGGGCCATTACAGGCAAAGAGTGaacattaaaatgtcaaatacaaggtatacaaacacagaaaacagaaaaaaaaactgacacaataatatttatttgatattttgaaAGCAGCCaaacaagaaactaaataagtgattaagggaaaaataaatgagcAGCATTtgaaatgtttccctgcttgaAATGCCTCaggacacacacattcactgcCTTTAACTGGCATGAAAACACCTCAAGCATCAAGAAAGCTCATCAGTGTCTGTACTGAGAAAACTGGAGAGGTCGAGGGAAGCACGACATCCTCAAGATCTTCTACAGGTGTGTGGTGCAGTGAAATGAATTTTATTTTCGCTACATCACTCAGTTTGATTCATTAAAATCTAACAGAG
This window contains:
- the ska1 gene encoding spindle and kinetochore-associated protein 1 isoform X1, encoding MADLEEISQHIHDKISSLQLMLDLSVTELPQHKIKKLGQELFTLERLLEEFEKCVDQQKQQLKHLKETEESFQKTLEDVMHIKDNSPIYIPRKNGPVSGSEAGRNQHEAVDHQADGVKKTSRNFVKEMEFITTPEFESIPQYMKGRVSYEQLNAAVQSFNAAVTAKYKILRQPGKTLNNHSRKLQQRFKDQETKETRGQFFIVEEDIREFTQTKVDKRFQGILNMLRHCQRLRELRGGGVTRYMLS
- the ska1 gene encoding spindle and kinetochore-associated protein 1 isoform X2, yielding MADLEEISQHIHDKISSLQLMLDLSVTELPQHKIKKLGQELFTLERLLEEFEKCVDQQKQQLKHLKETEESFQKTLEDVMHIKDNSPIYIPRKNGPVSGSEAGRNQHEAVDHQADGVKKTSRNFVKEMEFITTPEFESIPQYMKGRVSYEQLNAAVQSFNAAVTAKYKILRQPGKTLNNHSRKLQQRFKDQETKETRGRGNFIH